In Atribacterota bacterium, the sequence CAGCTATAAGCAGATTAACATACTTTTCCTTAGTCTCTTCATCTATCTTTCCTGTCATGCCAAAATCCATAAAGCCGATAATCTCATTTTCCATAACCAGAATATTTCCAGGATGAGGATCGGCATGGAAAAATCCATCGATGAGCATCTGTTTCATAAAGGATTTTGCTCCGTTTTCAGCTAACTTTTTCCTGTCATACCCCGCTTCTTCCAGTTCTTTCAGATGATTAATCTTAATACCATCGATATATTCCATAGTTAGGATCCGCTTACTGCTCAATTCCCAGTATACTTTTGGGATATAAATTGTTTTTTCTTCTTCAAAATTTTTCCTGAATCGCTCTGCATTTCTTCCTTCGGTACCATAATCCAACTCCATTCGAATGGTTTTTGCAAACTCTTCAGCCACTCCTACCGGGTCATACAGTCGACTCTCCGGAATATGTCTTTCGGCTAACCGTGTCAGGTGAAAGAGGATATCCAAATCTGTTTCAATAATCTTTTCCATATCAGGACGTTGAACTTTGACTACTACTTTTACCTTATCTTCTTTCAATATTGCCTTGTGAACTTGCCCCAAAGAAGCAGATGCAAAAGGTTTTTCTTCAAATGACTGGAATAATTCGGAAACATTGGCTCCTAATTCCTTATGAACTATCTGCTCAACCTGGGCATAGGCAAAAGGAGGCACTTTATCTTGCAGTTTTTCTAATTCTTTAATATATTTCAGAGGAATTATATCAGGCCTGGTGCTTAAGATCTGACCCAATTTCACGAAGGTAGGGCCCAATTCTTCCAGAGTAAGTCGAACCCTCATCGGAAGAGGCGTCTGGTCTATCTTAGAAGGTTTTAGTTTAAGAATCTTTTCACTTTTGGTAGGTAGTTTTATTAATCCTAACTGTTTAACAAAATAGTCAAAACCGTATTCAATTAAAATATTGATGATTTGCCGAAGCCTGTTAATATTTTTATATCCTCTTTTGAGTCTTGAAAAAACCATATTTTTATCCATTCTGTTGATTAAGTAGTTTAGCTGCTTTACTTAATAATTAGCAACGTTCCTTTACTATTCTTGTAAATATATTTTACCATTTTAATCAAAAATCTTTCTGGGTCCTCTTAAGGAATGAAAATATTTAACCAAATATAGCCAATATGTATTTCACTCTTCTCTCTTAATATTTTCCTAATAGTTATTATTTGTTTGCCTGAATTTTATTTTAAATTCTTTACATATATAACGCAGTGTGTTATAATAATTATTATAACGCTTTGTGTTGTATATTTCAAGGGGGAGATGAGAATGGAAGAATATATCATTAAGAAATATTTAAATCGCAAACTATATGATACTAAAGAGAAGAAATATGTCAATCTTTCTGAAATTTCCAGGTTAATCCGGGAAGGAACTGACCTGAAGGTCATCGATAATCATAGTAAAGAGGATATCACCTCT encodes:
- a CDS encoding AarF/ABC1/UbiB kinase family protein yields the protein MVFSRLKRGYKNINRLRQIINILIEYGFDYFVKQLGLIKLPTKSEKILKLKPSKIDQTPLPMRVRLTLEELGPTFVKLGQILSTRPDIIPLKYIKELEKLQDKVPPFAYAQVEQIVHKELGANVSELFQSFEEKPFASASLGQVHKAILKEDKVKVVVKVQRPDMEKIIETDLDILFHLTRLAERHIPESRLYDPVGVAEEFAKTIRMELDYGTEGRNAERFRKNFEEEKTIYIPKVYWELSSKRILTMEYIDGIKINHLKELEEAGYDRKKLAENGAKSFMKQMLIDGFFHADPHPGNILVMENEIIGFMDFGMTGKIDEETKEKYVNLLIAVLERNSNKILTEILNLGFTSQETIDTRSLKTDIADLLDQYYDKALKEIKLGEFITHLVQISIKYHIKMPAELALLGKSLLTIEGIGLALDPDFNLTEIAKPYVKDIILERKSPQHLLLKLSNDLSEFYNLMFLIPKQLSKTLKKMEEGIFKLELQHRGLENLINALDKATNRLSYSLILVAIIIGSSLIMQTEKGPQFMGFPVIGVIGFLISGILGLGLVIMILRSGKM